One region of bacterium genomic DNA includes:
- a CDS encoding N-acetyltransferase, with translation MILRKAKINDVKKIYHLINHFAQKGEMLPRSQSEIYENMRDFFVVEENGDVVGCCALHILWDNLAEVKSLAVAEEHQGKGIGRMLVNACLNEARELGINKVFALTFKPAFFQKLGFRPIGKDDLPRKVWGECIKCPFFPDCKEEAMIIELK, from the coding sequence ATGATATTACGAAAAGCGAAGATAAATGATGTCAAAAAGATATACCACTTAATCAATCACTTCGCTCAGAAGGGGGAGATGCTTCCTCGTTCCCAGAGCGAGATATACGAAAATATGCGAGATTTCTTCGTTGTGGAGGAGAATGGCGATGTGGTCGGCTGTTGTGCACTTCATATCCTCTGGGACAATTTGGCTGAAGTGAAATCATTAGCTGTGGCGGAAGAACATCAGGGGAAAGGCATCGGGAGGATGTTGGTTAACGCTTGTTTGAATGAAGCGAGGGAGCTTGGAATAAACAAGGTGTTTGCCCTCACATTCAAGCCTGCGTTCTTTCAAAAACTTGGTTTCCGCCCGATAGGTAAGGACGATTTGCCGAGGAAAGTCTGGGGAGAGTGCATAAAATGTCCCTTTTTCCCAGATTGTAAGGAAGAGGCAATGATAATAGAATTAAAATAA